A portion of the Oxynema aestuarii AP17 genome contains these proteins:
- a CDS encoding response regulator transcription factor: MSAQLLLVDDEPGLREAVQAYLEDEGFQVEVASNAEQGWELLQQKLPELVITDIMMPHVDGYEFLKQLREDPRFKALPVVFLTARGMTGDRIQGYQAGCDAYLSKPFDPDELVAIVKNLLDRRAAQSPETGETPDIASLAREIGEIKSLLTGRSAIAQTPPPIKVDLTPREQSVLDLVAQGLMNKEIAKTLETSVRNVEKYVSRLFSKTGTNSRTELVRYALEHGLTK; this comes from the coding sequence ATGTCAGCACAGTTATTATTGGTCGATGACGAACCGGGTTTGCGCGAAGCGGTGCAAGCTTATCTCGAAGATGAAGGATTTCAGGTAGAGGTCGCCAGCAATGCCGAACAGGGTTGGGAACTTTTGCAGCAGAAACTGCCGGAATTGGTCATTACCGATATCATGATGCCTCATGTCGATGGTTACGAGTTTCTCAAGCAACTGCGCGAAGATCCTCGATTTAAAGCGCTTCCCGTCGTCTTTTTAACCGCGCGCGGGATGACGGGCGATCGCATTCAAGGCTATCAAGCGGGGTGCGATGCCTACTTGTCGAAACCGTTCGACCCCGATGAATTGGTGGCCATCGTTAAAAACTTGCTCGACCGTCGCGCCGCCCAAAGCCCGGAAACCGGGGAAACCCCGGATATTGCCTCGTTAGCGCGCGAAATTGGCGAAATTAAGTCCCTGCTGACCGGGCGCAGCGCGATCGCCCAAACACCGCCACCGATTAAGGTCGATCTAACCCCGAGAGAGCAAAGTGTTTTGGATTTAGTCGCCCAAGGTTTGATGAATAAAGAAATCGCTAAAACTTTAGAAACTAGCGTGCGCAATGTCGAAAAATACGTCAGTCGTTTGTTTAGTAAAACGGGAACGAATAGTCGAACGGAGTTAGTTCGTTATGCCTTAGAACACGGGCTGACGAAATAA
- a CDS encoding peptidylprolyl isomerase translates to MQIYTLTVAKVNVLERAIIPNDIIDFLKKEMRFQEVMQGILFQKIIDRVARERSLEVGDAEIQARADEFRLQHRLEKASDTLAWLRDRGISIEDWERGIRDRILAEKLAHALFDDDLERIFTENRTQFDRVLLYQIIVPYEKIARELFYQIDEQEISFYQAAHLYDLDERRRLYCGFEGEVTRSSLPPVLASAVFGARIGEVLGPVHTERGYHLLLVEASIPAELTPQVRRELRDRLFQQWLLHELTYQLQTEEMQSESSQT, encoded by the coding sequence GTGCAAATTTATACGCTAACTGTTGCTAAGGTGAATGTTTTAGAACGAGCGATTATCCCCAACGATATTATTGACTTCCTGAAAAAAGAAATGCGTTTTCAGGAAGTCATGCAGGGGATTTTGTTTCAAAAAATTATTGACCGGGTAGCACGGGAGCGATCGCTAGAGGTCGGCGATGCAGAAATTCAAGCACGAGCTGATGAATTTCGGTTGCAACATCGACTGGAAAAAGCATCGGATACACTAGCATGGTTGCGCGATCGCGGGATTTCCATTGAAGATTGGGAACGGGGGATCCGCGATCGGATTTTAGCAGAAAAATTAGCCCATGCTTTATTCGACGACGATCTCGAAAGAATTTTCACCGAAAATCGAACGCAATTCGATCGCGTTTTACTCTATCAAATTATCGTTCCTTACGAAAAAATTGCTCGCGAATTATTTTATCAAATTGACGAACAAGAAATCAGTTTTTATCAAGCCGCACACTTGTACGATCTCGACGAACGACGACGGCTTTATTGTGGTTTTGAAGGAGAAGTTACCCGGTCGAGTTTGCCCCCCGTTCTGGCGTCGGCAGTATTTGGCGCTCGCATCGGCGAAGTTCTCGGTCCGGTGCATACCGAACGGGGGTATCATTTGCTGTTAGTGGAAGCGTCTATTCCTGCTGAATTGACTCCGCAAGTGCGCCGGGAATTACGCGATCGCCTGTTTCAACAATGGCTACTGCACGAATTAACCTATCAGTTGCAAACTGAAGAAATGCAATCTGAATCTAGCCAAACGTAA
- a CDS encoding calcium-binding protein, which yields MPELEELIAIADPDSAIVEAWEDIPGDDSLAEFDPDSPSSSASATSTAFVDETGAGSSSEAIATSPTGDTVSESESAFSPEATASNSAATATVTSEAPPTATASAEVPEPSVSEAPIEEPAISDSPTDLNPVREENDLDTGSTPATNVTEVSASSTAVADSTGTIISSEATVTATTGEAQTETVSVFTPTETESGTSATAIASATETPIASATNSTSEPPPPPSESETPIAIAATTNAEPPPPISPPPPISPPPPIVEIDPIELPPDVLEPGSPLGTASDDNILGSADDDYMRAMEGNDAITGSIGNDILNGNKGNDTVTGGEGDDIVRGGQGDDLLLGNNGDDILIGDYGTDTLIGGSGADWFVLRTVTASESLALADVILDFNADDFDKIGIDNGVSLENIVLESVDFNGDGATDSTVVKIGSSGGGEAILGVVLGTVDAFGNTTLSLDDFVVVSDDILAKG from the coding sequence ATGCCAGAATTAGAAGAATTGATTGCGATCGCCGATCCCGACTCGGCGATAGTTGAAGCGTGGGAAGACATCCCAGGAGACGATTCTTTAGCGGAGTTCGATCCCGACAGTCCCAGCAGCAGTGCGTCTGCCACGAGTACGGCCTTTGTAGATGAAACGGGGGCCGGAAGCAGCAGCGAAGCGATCGCCACGTCCCCCACTGGAGACACTGTAAGTGAGAGTGAGTCCGCTTTCTCTCCCGAAGCAACAGCGAGCAATAGTGCGGCGACGGCAACCGTTACCAGCGAGGCGCCTCCGACGGCGACGGCATCGGCTGAAGTCCCGGAACCCTCAGTCTCGGAAGCTCCTATCGAGGAACCTGCTATTTCCGACAGCCCCACCGACCTCAATCCCGTCAGGGAAGAAAATGACCTCGACACGGGCAGTACACCCGCAACGAACGTTACCGAAGTCTCTGCCAGTAGCACGGCAGTTGCCGATTCTACGGGAACGATAATTAGCAGCGAAGCGACGGTCACCGCGACGACGGGAGAGGCGCAAACGGAGACTGTAAGCGTATTTACGCCCACAGAAACGGAAAGCGGCACCTCGGCGACGGCGATCGCCTCGGCAACAGAAACCCCGATCGCCAGTGCTACTAACAGCACGTCAGAACCGCCACCGCCTCCGAGCGAAAGTGAGACCCCGATCGCGATCGCCGCCACCACAAACGCCGAACCGCCACCGCCGATCTCACCGCCACCACCGATCTCACCGCCACCCCCCATCGTCGAGATCGATCCGATCGAGCTGCCCCCAGACGTGCTAGAACCCGGAAGCCCTTTGGGGACGGCGAGTGACGACAATATTTTAGGAAGCGCCGATGACGACTACATGCGGGCGATGGAAGGAAACGACGCCATCACGGGAAGTATTGGGAACGATATTCTCAATGGTAATAAAGGCAACGATACGGTTACCGGAGGCGAAGGTGACGATATCGTTCGCGGCGGACAAGGTGACGATCTTTTGTTAGGTAACAATGGTGACGATATTCTCATCGGCGATTATGGAACCGATACCCTGATTGGCGGAAGCGGCGCCGATTGGTTCGTGTTGAGAACGGTAACGGCATCGGAGAGTCTCGCTTTAGCCGATGTAATTCTTGATTTCAATGCCGACGATTTTGATAAAATAGGGATAGATAATGGTGTCTCTCTCGAAAATATTGTTTTGGAATCTGTCGATTTTAACGGCGATGGGGCGACAGATTCGACGGTCGTTAAAATCGGATCGAGTGGTGGTGGAGAAGCTATTTTAGGAGTGGTGTTGGGAACGGTCGATGCTTTTGGGAATACCACCCTAAGCTTAGACGATTTTGTCGTCGTCAGCGACGATATTCTAGCCAAAGGTTAA
- a CDS encoding HetP family heterocyst commitment protein, whose product MSFNNFSYSSHKKLDKVMTVDQFECVVEAILAGRYSWACVLILRFGGYNPLHYIPYRTYNRLVKENELGIQASGHRLNHSDREEEEVSEKSARPNKNLKDLTYLEVVRDRGNKVEGKGSYFDVHSTIDFCDFFSRKF is encoded by the coding sequence ATGAGTTTCAATAACTTTTCCTATTCTTCTCATAAAAAGCTCGATAAAGTTATGACTGTAGATCAGTTTGAATGCGTTGTCGAAGCTATTTTAGCAGGTCGCTATTCTTGGGCCTGCGTTTTGATTTTACGCTTTGGCGGTTACAACCCGTTGCACTACATTCCTTACCGAACTTACAACCGCTTAGTCAAAGAGAACGAATTAGGCATTCAAGCAAGCGGTCATCGCCTGAATCATAGCGATCGCGAAGAAGAGGAAGTTTCCGAGAAGTCTGCACGCCCTAACAAGAATCTTAAGGATTTAACCTATCTCGAAGTCGTGCGCGATCGGGGAAATAAAGTTGAAGGTAAAGGCAGCTACTTCGATGTTCATTCGACAATCGACTTTTGCGATTTCTTCTCCAGAAAGTTTTAA
- a CDS encoding HlyD family efflux transporter periplasmic adaptor subunit has product MMNANSPIPRTTGIDPPGGGEFVVRSPDNIEREASQIVGGVAISPSARSPSPIWEEQETPAPAFPETAGDRADWSGAVQHLLDQPAAGLTRYWLAGSLIFCAIFLTWAAVGTVEEVGRAPGSLVPQGQVYKIHPAEMGKVTRLAVAEGERVGAGAVLVELDPEMARLEVERLQEQGTAYRLQERQTRELIASQGLEAKTREAIARAEIAGGRAAIAQAESRVATVGQLLEQLRAEVRALEIRRDRLEPLQETSTQLLEQLEGDVATWERRRDRLEPLARQTEVLIAQLEEEAEAQRARVARLEPLVEEGAISQEFLFQAEQALRQSEEAIVRAQLSEQTIARDRLDDATQNLRDRATAILKTQLSEQMLAEDRLFEIEQSLRDREAKIAETEGNLSEAIAELERLEAQLAQTEAEAERARLESRQQLEKLALQLTEIQGKIGETEKLLDTAKAKLARQFIKAPVSGIVLSLAMDRPGEVVEPGQEIATIAPEQLPLILSAHLPEREAGFVKKGMAVQVKFDAYPYQTYGIIPGTVTYIAPDSQEDRELGKIYRVDVSLAKTAIEHEGKTIHFKPGQTAIAEIVIRERKIADVLLDPIRKIKESGITF; this is encoded by the coding sequence ATGATGAATGCGAACTCCCCCATCCCCCGAACAACTGGCATCGACCCCCCCGGCGGCGGCGAGTTCGTCGTGAGGTCGCCAGACAACATCGAGAGAGAAGCGAGCCAGATCGTCGGAGGGGTTGCGATTTCACCGTCGGCGCGATCGCCCTCCCCAATCTGGGAGGAGCAAGAGACCCCGGCGCCCGCGTTCCCGGAGACTGCAGGCGATCGGGCCGACTGGTCCGGCGCCGTGCAGCACTTGCTCGACCAACCCGCCGCCGGGTTGACCCGCTACTGGCTCGCAGGCAGCCTTATTTTTTGTGCGATATTTTTGACTTGGGCCGCCGTGGGAACCGTCGAGGAAGTCGGGCGCGCCCCCGGTTCCCTCGTGCCTCAAGGGCAAGTGTATAAAATTCATCCGGCAGAAATGGGGAAAGTTACCCGTCTGGCGGTGGCAGAAGGCGAACGAGTGGGAGCTGGGGCCGTGTTGGTCGAGTTGGATCCGGAAATGGCGCGCTTGGAAGTCGAGCGACTGCAAGAGCAAGGGACGGCGTATCGCTTGCAGGAGCGGCAAACCCGAGAGTTAATCGCTTCTCAAGGGTTGGAGGCGAAGACCCGCGAGGCGATCGCCCGAGCCGAGATCGCCGGGGGACGGGCGGCGATCGCCCAAGCGGAAAGTCGTGTGGCGACAGTGGGGCAATTGTTGGAGCAGTTGCGCGCTGAAGTGAGGGCGCTCGAAATCCGGCGCGATCGCCTCGAACCTTTGCAGGAGACCAGTACGCAATTGTTGGAGCAGTTGGAAGGGGATGTCGCGACGTGGGAGCGACGGCGCGATCGCCTCGAACCCTTAGCCCGTCAGACGGAAGTTTTAATTGCCCAGTTGGAAGAGGAAGCCGAAGCCCAACGGGCTCGGGTCGCCCGCCTCGAACCGTTGGTGGAAGAAGGGGCGATTTCTCAGGAATTTTTGTTTCAAGCGGAACAAGCTCTGCGCCAGAGTGAGGAGGCGATCGTCAGAGCGCAGTTATCGGAGCAAACGATCGCCCGCGACCGTCTCGACGATGCGACCCAAAATTTGCGCGATCGCGCCACGGCCATTTTAAAAACTCAGTTAAGCGAGCAAATGTTAGCGGAAGATCGGTTATTTGAAATCGAACAAAGTTTGCGAGATCGTGAGGCGAAAATTGCTGAAACTGAAGGGAATTTGAGCGAGGCGATCGCCGAACTCGAACGACTCGAAGCCCAATTGGCCCAAACCGAAGCCGAAGCCGAACGCGCTCGGCTTGAATCTCGACAACAACTCGAAAAACTCGCCCTTCAACTGACCGAAATTCAAGGTAAAATCGGCGAGACAGAAAAGCTGCTCGACACGGCTAAAGCTAAACTCGCACGCCAATTTATTAAGGCTCCCGTTTCCGGAATTGTCTTGTCTTTAGCGATGGATCGTCCCGGCGAAGTCGTCGAACCCGGACAGGAAATCGCAACGATCGCCCCCGAACAATTGCCGCTTATTTTATCAGCGCACTTACCCGAACGCGAAGCGGGATTTGTTAAGAAAGGAATGGCGGTACAGGTGAAATTTGACGCCTATCCCTATCAAACTTACGGCATTATTCCCGGGACGGTGACATATATTGCTCCCGATAGCCAAGAAGATCGCGAACTCGGAAAAATTTACCGTGTCGATGTTTCTTTGGCGAAAACGGCGATCGAACATGAAGGGAAAACGATTCATTTCAAACCCGGTCAGACGGCGATCGCCGAAATTGTAATTCGGGAACGCAAGATCGCCGACGTCTTACTCGATCCGATCCGTAAAATCAAAGAAAGTGGCATCACCTTTTAA
- a CDS encoding peptidase domain-containing ABC transporter encodes MNTQIGILSDLELDASGRDWFVQCSEKMSFGLGDEWTVAPNDDGRERCIYPDLYVVERGRVRIVAIDRQRQRAVCAAVLQAGDLFGADDYFNPDPLPYRAIAASDGILYRLARDRLLEWIAANPGLATALQERNRRRQRQIFYKTCVPETRSHSSYDLAGFVPHLQELHLAAGARLRELTPARRGRFWLRRGELSPPQAIGSSWGYPDDSPEEAIAASELWLYVLPRERWERGAIVGLGGEAPSVSGGRAAVASLTVPVAVESETDREVPHRSEPEPGAIAFPKPLQRRVQDWFARYPTVRQQSSSDCGAACLASIGQYWGKRWSLNALRELAGVGRSGVGLKNLAKSAEQLGFHARPVRASFSRLAPIAHPWIAHWEGMHYVVVYRVGGDRLWIGDPAIGNRTISREDFLASWTGYALLLDPGDRLQDLDRSKTSLTQFGAVLWPYRSVAVQIVLASLLLQIFGVITPLFTQIILDRVVVTKSLNALNIFALGLLLFGVGAIALGAVRQYLLDYFSNRIDLTLIAGFIRHALSLPLKFFESRRVGDIITRVQENQKIQHFLIRQVVLAWLDFLMGFIYLGLMAYYNWHLTLLVLAMIPPIALFTAIATPFMRRVSRQVFNSAAEQNSTLVEMMSGVATLKATASEVNLRWRWEDHLTQFLNAQFRGQKLGNTLQSVGGFINTVGSTVLLWYGATLVIHDRLSIGQLVAFNMMLGKVINPVLAMVNLWDELQEVWISLERLDDVFGARPEETPQQQLLALPTLRGTVQCEALTFRYDDDQERNTLENICFEIEAGQTVAVVGRSGSGKTTLMNLLQGLYEPSSGRIVIDGHDIRHVSPSSLRRQIGVVPQECFLFSGTILDNITLYRENATLEAAIAVAKLAEAHGFVQDLPLGYYTKVGERGSSLSGGQRQRIAIARALLGNPRILILDEATSSLDTESERRFQQNLTRISRDRTTLIVAHRLSTVRHADCILVLDRGVLVERGTHETLMAARGLYYHLAQQQLDL; translated from the coding sequence ATGAATACGCAAATCGGCATTTTATCCGACCTGGAGCTGGACGCCTCGGGACGGGATTGGTTCGTACAATGCTCGGAAAAAATGAGCTTCGGACTCGGGGACGAATGGACCGTGGCTCCGAACGACGACGGTCGAGAACGGTGCATTTACCCGGATTTATACGTTGTGGAACGAGGACGAGTGCGAATAGTCGCCATCGATCGCCAGCGCCAGCGAGCGGTCTGCGCTGCAGTTCTGCAAGCGGGAGATCTCTTCGGCGCCGACGACTATTTCAATCCCGACCCTCTCCCCTACCGGGCGATCGCCGCCAGCGACGGCATCCTTTACCGCCTCGCACGCGATCGCCTGCTTGAGTGGATCGCCGCCAATCCAGGGCTGGCAACTGCTTTACAAGAACGCAACCGACGACGACAACGGCAAATATTTTACAAAACCTGCGTTCCCGAGACGCGATCGCACTCCAGCTACGACCTCGCCGGGTTCGTCCCCCACCTCCAAGAACTCCACCTTGCGGCAGGAGCCAGATTGAGGGAGCTGACCCCCGCAAGGCGCGGGCGCTTTTGGCTGCGACGGGGGGAACTGTCACCCCCGCAAGCGATCGGGAGCAGTTGGGGCTATCCCGACGATTCCCCAGAGGAGGCGATCGCCGCGAGCGAGCTGTGGTTGTACGTCTTGCCGCGAGAACGCTGGGAACGGGGGGCGATCGTCGGTCTCGGTGGTGAGGCGCCCTCGGTGAGTGGAGGTCGAGCCGCCGTCGCTTCCCTCACCGTTCCCGTCGCCGTCGAGTCCGAGACCGATCGCGAGGTGCCGCACCGATCCGAACCGGAGCCAGGGGCGATCGCCTTTCCCAAACCCCTGCAGCGTCGCGTGCAAGACTGGTTCGCCCGCTATCCGACCGTGCGCCAACAATCCTCGTCCGACTGTGGCGCCGCCTGCCTTGCCAGCATCGGCCAATATTGGGGGAAACGCTGGAGTTTGAACGCCTTGCGGGAATTAGCCGGAGTGGGGCGATCGGGGGTCGGCTTGAAAAACTTAGCCAAAAGCGCCGAACAGCTTGGATTTCACGCCCGACCCGTGCGCGCCTCCTTCAGTCGCTTGGCACCGATCGCCCATCCGTGGATCGCCCACTGGGAAGGTATGCACTACGTCGTCGTCTATCGCGTGGGCGGCGATCGTCTCTGGATCGGCGATCCGGCGATCGGCAATCGCACGATCTCGCGGGAGGACTTTCTCGCCAGTTGGACCGGATACGCCCTCTTACTCGATCCGGGCGATCGCCTCCAAGACCTCGATCGCAGCAAAACCTCATTAACTCAATTCGGAGCCGTCCTGTGGCCCTATCGTTCCGTCGCCGTTCAAATCGTCCTCGCCTCCCTGCTGCTGCAAATCTTCGGCGTCATTACCCCCTTATTCACTCAAATCATCCTCGATCGCGTCGTCGTCACCAAAAGCCTCAACGCCCTCAATATCTTCGCCCTCGGCTTACTGCTGTTCGGAGTCGGCGCGATCGCCCTCGGCGCCGTCCGCCAATACCTGCTCGATTACTTTTCCAACCGGATCGACCTGACCCTGATCGCCGGATTTATCCGTCACGCCCTCAGTTTGCCCCTCAAATTTTTTGAATCTCGGCGCGTCGGCGACATCATCACCCGGGTTCAAGAAAACCAAAAAATCCAACACTTTCTGATCCGCCAAGTCGTCCTCGCATGGCTCGATTTCCTCATGGGATTTATTTACCTGGGGCTAATGGCGTACTACAACTGGCATTTAACCCTTTTAGTCCTGGCCATGATTCCGCCGATCGCCCTGTTTACGGCGATCGCCACCCCCTTCATGCGGCGCGTTTCCCGGCAAGTTTTCAACAGCGCTGCCGAACAAAACTCCACCCTCGTCGAAATGATGAGCGGCGTGGCGACCCTCAAAGCCACCGCCTCCGAAGTCAACTTGCGCTGGCGCTGGGAAGACCACCTCACCCAATTTCTCAACGCCCAATTTCGCGGTCAAAAATTGGGCAACACTTTACAATCCGTCGGCGGATTTATCAATACCGTCGGCAGTACGGTCCTGCTGTGGTACGGCGCCACCTTAGTAATTCACGATCGACTCTCCATCGGTCAGTTGGTCGCCTTTAACATGATGTTGGGGAAAGTGATTAACCCGGTGTTGGCGATGGTCAACCTCTGGGACGAACTGCAAGAAGTCTGGATTTCCCTCGAACGACTCGACGACGTGTTTGGGGCGCGACCGGAAGAAACCCCCCAACAGCAATTGCTCGCCCTACCAACCTTACGCGGGACGGTCCAGTGCGAAGCGCTCACCTTCCGCTACGACGACGACCAAGAGCGCAATACCTTAGAGAATATTTGTTTTGAGATCGAAGCGGGTCAGACTGTGGCGGTGGTGGGTCGCAGTGGGTCGGGGAAAACGACTTTGATGAATTTATTGCAAGGGTTGTACGAGCCGAGTAGCGGGCGGATTGTCATCGACGGTCACGATATCCGACATGTTTCGCCGTCTTCGTTGCGACGACAGATCGGGGTGGTTCCCCAGGAGTGTTTTTTATTTTCGGGGACGATTTTGGACAATATCACCCTATATCGGGAGAATGCGACCCTGGAAGCGGCGATCGCCGTGGCGAAATTGGCGGAGGCGCACGGGTTCGTTCAAGATCTGCCGTTGGGGTATTACACGAAAGTGGGAGAGCGCGGATCGTCGCTTTCCGGCGGACAACGGCAACGGATCGCGATCGCCCGGGCGTTGTTGGGCAATCCGAGGATTTTGATTCTCGACGAGGCGACCAGCTCGTTAGATACGGAATCCGAGCGCCGCTTTCAGCAGAACCTGACTCGAATCAGCCGCGATCGCACCACGTTGATTGTCGCTCACCGCCTGTCTACGGTCCGTCATGCGGACTGCATTCTGGTTCTCGATCGCGGCGTCCTCGTCGAACGAGGAACTCACGAAACCCTGATGGCCGCTCGCGGTTTGTACTATCACTTAGCCCAACAACAACTGGATCTTTGA
- a CDS encoding tetratricopeptide repeat protein, producing the protein MDSYFPITYLSLLLFLLSIVGWFVIRQVFKTRKIEKNLSQLQQKVSQQKASAQEYYELGSIYLDKKLFSQATVQFQKALKCKDLVEEENKALVHNALGYAYVGLEQYDVAIRQYKEALKFYPDYAIAWNNLGFAYEKKKLTAQAIEAYEEALKFDPNNSTAKQRVKSLSKRIATPANN; encoded by the coding sequence ATGGATAGCTATTTTCCCATTACTTACCTTTCACTGTTACTGTTCTTACTGAGCATTGTTGGCTGGTTTGTCATCCGACAAGTGTTTAAAACCCGTAAAATCGAAAAAAACTTGTCTCAACTCCAGCAAAAAGTCAGTCAACAGAAAGCCTCTGCCCAAGAGTATTACGAACTCGGCAGTATTTACCTGGATAAAAAACTCTTTTCCCAAGCCACGGTACAGTTTCAAAAAGCCCTCAAATGTAAAGACTTAGTAGAGGAAGAAAATAAAGCGCTCGTTCATAATGCATTGGGATATGCTTACGTCGGACTCGAACAATACGATGTGGCGATCCGCCAGTATAAAGAAGCGTTGAAATTCTATCCCGACTACGCGATCGCCTGGAATAATCTCGGTTTTGCTTACGAAAAGAAAAAACTGACCGCTCAGGCGATCGAAGCTTACGAAGAAGCACTCAAGTTCGATCCGAATAATAGCACGGCCAAACAACGAGTCAAATCCCTCAGCAAGCGGATCGCCACTCCCGCAAATAATTAA
- a CDS encoding transporter substrate-binding domain-containing protein — MSVKGKRILGFAVSFAFLLLAGIATTEAAEFAAIEKRGKLIVAVKDNVRPLGFQDDRGTLQGFEIDLARKLAEEWLGSEDDLELRPVRNRDRLAVVLDGSVDLTIAQVTATKSRSRVVRFSLPYSIDGTSLVARDRRFQQLADLQDRRIAVLEGSSSIATIRYHLPSATLIGVSSYQGALSLLETGQADAFAGDLTVLTGWTQDHADYFRLPVQLSAEPLAVVMPKGQQYAELHARVNGAIARWQRDGWLRERAEYWGLPVGALPPTQTDAERWIPRPFAAFVSRFPGFGRSRKLDNGSGEPWKLTISNLKSQISN, encoded by the coding sequence ATGAGCGTCAAAGGCAAAAGAATACTAGGATTTGCCGTTTCTTTTGCCTTTCTCTTGCTGGCGGGAATCGCGACGACGGAAGCGGCAGAATTTGCGGCGATCGAGAAGCGGGGTAAGTTGATCGTCGCCGTTAAAGACAACGTTCGCCCCCTGGGATTTCAAGACGATCGCGGAACCCTACAAGGATTTGAAATCGATCTGGCCCGCAAGTTGGCCGAGGAATGGTTGGGTAGCGAAGATGACCTAGAACTCAGACCCGTCCGCAACCGCGATCGCCTCGCCGTGGTTCTCGACGGTTCCGTAGATCTGACGATCGCCCAAGTTACCGCTACGAAATCGCGATCGCGGGTCGTTCGCTTTAGCCTCCCTTACTCGATCGACGGTACCAGTTTGGTCGCGCGCGATCGCCGCTTCCAACAACTCGCCGATTTGCAGGATCGACGGATCGCCGTTTTAGAAGGATCGAGCAGCATCGCCACCATTCGCTACCATTTACCCTCTGCCACGCTCATCGGGGTTTCCTCCTATCAAGGGGCGCTGTCCCTCCTCGAAACAGGTCAGGCGGATGCCTTTGCGGGGGATTTAACCGTGTTGACAGGGTGGACCCAAGACCATGCCGACTATTTCCGCCTTCCGGTGCAACTGTCTGCGGAACCCCTCGCCGTGGTCATGCCCAAAGGCCAACAATACGCCGAACTGCACGCCCGGGTCAACGGGGCGATCGCCCGATGGCAACGAGACGGGTGGCTGCGAGAACGGGCCGAATACTGGGGTTTACCCGTCGGCGCACTCCCCCCCACCCAGACCGACGCCGAACGGTGGATCCCGCGTCCCTTCGCCGCTTTCGTTTCCCGCTTCCCCGGGTTCGGGCGATCGCGCAAGCTAGACAATGGCTCAGGAGAACCTTGGAAATTAACAATCTCAAATCTCAAATCTCAAATCTCAAATTGA
- the rplT gene encoding 50S ribosomal protein L20, protein MTRVKRGNVARKRRKKILKMAKGYRGSHSKLFRTANQQVMKALRNAYRDRRKRKRDFRRLWITRINAAARQQGMSYSQLIGKLKKANIGLNRKMLAQLAAVDPNAFAKVVELAAKA, encoded by the coding sequence ATGACCCGGGTAAAACGCGGTAATGTGGCGCGCAAGCGTCGTAAAAAGATTTTGAAGATGGCGAAAGGGTATCGAGGCTCCCACTCGAAACTCTTCCGTACTGCCAACCAGCAGGTAATGAAGGCCCTGCGCAATGCTTATCGCGATCGCCGCAAGCGCAAGCGCGATTTTCGCCGTCTGTGGATTACGCGGATTAACGCGGCGGCCCGACAACAGGGGATGAGCTACAGCCAATTGATCGGCAAACTGAAAAAAGCCAACATCGGTTTAAACCGCAAAATGCTCGCCCAACTCGCGGCGGTCGATCCCAACGCCTTCGCGAAAGTGGTGGAACTGGCGGCGAAAGCATAA
- the rpmI gene encoding 50S ribosomal protein L35, translating into MPKIKTRKAAAKRFRVTGNGKLMRRKAYKNHLLQHKSATRKRRLSKASPVHENDAENVRLMLPNL; encoded by the coding sequence ATGCCTAAAATCAAAACCCGCAAAGCTGCTGCAAAGCGCTTTAGAGTCACTGGCAACGGCAAGTTGATGCGTCGCAAAGCCTACAAAAATCACTTGCTGCAGCACAAGAGCGCCACTCGCAAGCGCCGCCTGTCGAAAGCGTCTCCAGTTCATGAAAACGACGCTGAAAACGTGCGCTTGATGCTGCCGAATCTGTAA